One region of Patescibacteria group bacterium genomic DNA includes:
- the rsmA gene encoding 16S rRNA (adenine(1518)-N(6)/adenine(1519)-N(6))-dimethyltransferase RsmA translates to MKAKKSFGQNWLRDEYVLDKIVDSANLKSSDSVLEVGPGLGTLTQKLVSSGVDIWAVEADQDLIPGLKKRFKNAKNLKIIPEDILKFDMGKMPEGYKVVANIPYYLTSNLIRTLLEASNKPTLMVMLVQKEVAERILAKPGSMSVLAFSVLYYARPEFVMEVGRELFDPIPRVDSAIIKISCLNQQLFDADTQKLFRLVKSGFGEKRKMLRNSLSGGLGVETADIERILTESKISLTSRAQELSMSDWHNLYRASIASNLI, encoded by the coding sequence ATGAAAGCTAAAAAAAGTTTCGGCCAGAATTGGCTAAGAGACGAATATGTTTTAGATAAGATTGTAGACTCTGCAAACCTAAAATCTAGCGATTCAGTATTAGAAGTTGGCCCCGGCCTCGGAACCCTGACCCAAAAGCTGGTTAGTTCAGGGGTGGATATATGGGCCGTAGAAGCCGATCAAGACTTAATACCTGGGCTCAAAAAAAGATTCAAAAATGCTAAGAACTTGAAGATAATCCCAGAAGACATACTTAAGTTCGACATGGGCAAAATGCCCGAGGGGTATAAGGTGGTGGCAAATATACCATATTACCTTACATCAAATCTAATCAGGACTTTATTGGAAGCAAGTAATAAGCCGACCTTGATGGTTATGTTGGTTCAAAAGGAGGTAGCAGAGCGAATTTTGGCCAAGCCTGGGTCGATGTCTGTACTGGCATTTTCAGTTCTGTATTATGCTAGGCCGGAGTTTGTAATGGAGGTGGGGCGAGAGCTTTTTGATCCAATACCTAGAGTTGATTCCGCCATAATCAAAATAAGCTGCTTAAATCAACAGCTATTTGATGCTGATACGCAAAAACTATTCAGGCTGGTGAAATCAGGATTTGGGGAAAAACGCAAAATGCTTCGTAATAGTCTTTCAGGAGGGCTTGGCGTGGAGACAGCAGATATCGAGAGAATCCTTACAGAATCCAAGATCAGTCTAACCTCTAGGGCTCAGGAACTAAGTATGTCTGACTGGCACAACCTCTACCGCGCCTCGATTGCTAGTAATCTTATTTGA